The following coding sequences lie in one Kryptolebias marmoratus isolate JLee-2015 linkage group LG5, ASM164957v2, whole genome shotgun sequence genomic window:
- the rfx5 gene encoding DNA-binding protein RFX5 isoform X2: MSEDQRHQRAEASQQAKGGLEAAEGDTEPSMLLQKLKSNISKNVQTKVDQILQDVQRFSDNDKLYLYLQLPSGPSCGDKSGGDSSSFNTADQLHTCNWIRSHLEEHSDTCLPKQDVYETYKRYCENLQHRPLSAANFGKIIRDIFPNIKARRLGGRGQSKYCYSGIRRKTVLNMPLLPNLDLKNDPSELTELVQTYKQEVTEAACELICDWAQKILKRSFDTVVEIARYLIQEHIVNPRCSQAELVTSAALAGGPAKTHKVIKKTPGVSKADGDGAAEQKKDLGDLSLSSSSQKLPSGDKSAAAAKPSAADAPPPSSTSSSSLRPAVEAFMKQLPRILPRSCVPEKSLSVHSSLPSQAPKDASGVGGPSGHGGSADLHPAAGSGGVKVIAMATLPQQQGGPVPVMFLPQSCLSFERDKVAPPAPLPLQQQQHTVAAPTSVVQKARGAAAKRPLEGETSGGGPASAVSTSPVKRKRGRPRKPRPEDSLPAPPVNLPPQPPPAPSQPPIITSITGGVIQKASSSSSSSQPVVELVIQEPSGLVLSQLPAVSDPAHRLLEHRGVVVQCQTGGTAELDHHSRPLLVFQSPGNPGWELASSSRTPMVEVIQKAPRPNNNNSTAAPQAAQLHSPPLPLPTLQEEQGEVEIMLMPVDLNVSSPPSSSSSTAPASSCSVPPQVVVKLEDEEEGNGISSKREEL, from the exons ATGTCGGAGGACCAGCGCCACCAGCGGGCCGAAGCCTCCCAGCAGGCGAAGGGCGGTCTGGAAGCAGCAGAGGGCGACACGGAGCCCAGcatgctgctgcagaaactaaAGAGCAACATCTC taaaaatgttcagaccaaagtggatcagaTCCTG CAAGACGTTCAGCGTTTCTCTGACAATGACAAGCTGTACCTGTACCTCCAGCTGCCCTCGGGGCCCAGCTGTGGAGACAAAAG TGGCGGTGACTCCAGTTCGTTCAACACGGCCGACCAGCTTCACACCTGTAACTGGATCCGGAGTCACCTGGAGGAGCATTCAGACACCTGTCTGCCCAAACAGGACGTCTACGAGACGtacaa gaGATACTGTGAGAACCTGCAGCATCGTCCTCTGAGCGCCGCCAACTTTGGGAAGATCATCAGAGACATTTTCCCAAACATCAAGGCGAGACGACTCGGGGGCAGAGGACAGTCCAA GTACTGCTACAGCGGCATCAGGAGGAAGACCGTTCTTAACATGCCTCTTCTGCCCAACCTGGACCTAAAGAACGACCCG TCGGAGCTGACCGAGCTGGTCCAGAcctacaaacaggaagtgacggaGGCGGCGTGTGAGCTGATCTGTGATTGGGCGCAGAAGATCTTGAAGCGCTCCTTCGACACGGTGGTGGAGATCGCTCGCTACCTGATCCAGGAGCACATCGTCAACCCTCGCTGCAGCCAGGCCGAGCTGGTGACGTCTGCTGCCCTCGCAG gaggTCCGGCTAAAACCCATAAGGTCATCAAGAAAACTCCTGGGGTCTCTAAGGCTGATGGAGACGGAGCTGCGGAGCAGAAG AAGGATCTGGGAGACTTGTCCTTGTCCTCGTCCTCACAGAAGCTTCCGTCTGGAGACAAGTCGGCAGCAGCAGCCAAACCTTCCGCAGCAGACGCTCCGCCTCCTTCCTCTACCTCTTCCTCGTCTCTGCGTCCAGCG GTGGAGGCGTTCATGAAGCAGTTACCCAGAATCCTCCCTCGCAGCTGCGTCCCTGAGAAGAGCCTCTCTGTCCACTCGTCTCTGCCCTCGCAGGCTCCCAAAGATGCCTCCGGTGTTGGAGGGCCCTCTGGACACGGAGGCTCCGCTGACCTTCACCCCGCTGCCGGCAGCGGTGGGGTGAAGGTCATTGCCATGGCAACGCTGCCCCAGCAGCAGGGCGGGCCTGTCCCCGTGATGTTCCTTCCTCAGAGCTGTCTGTCCTTTGAGAGGGACAAAGTTGCTCCgcctgctcctcttcctcttcagcagcagcagcacacggTGGCGGCTCCCACCTCTGTGGTCCAAAAAGCTCGAGGGGCCGCCGCCAAGCGCCCCCTGGAGGGGGAGACGTCAGGTGGCGGTCCTGCCTCTGCTGTCAGCACGTCTCCGGTGAAACGGAAACGAGGACGACCAAGAAAACCTCGTCCAGAGGACTcacttcctgctcctcctgtcaatcttcctcctcagcctcctcctgctccctctCAGCCTCCAATCATCACCTCCATCACCGGCGGCGTCATCCAGAAGGcgtcttcctcctcgtcctcctcgcaGCCTGTGGTGGAGCTGGTGATCCAGGAGCCGTCGGGGCTGGTCCTGAGCCAGCTGCCGGCGGTGTCAGACCCGGCTCATCGGCTGCTGGAGCACCGCGGGGTGGTGGTGCAGTGTCAGACGGGCGGGACGGCTGAGCTGGACCACCACAGCAGGCCGCTCCTGGTGTTCCAGAGTCCCGGGAACCCCGGCTGGGAGCTGGCCTCGTCAAGTCGGACCCCCATGGTGGAGGTGATCCAGAAAGCTCCGCGGccgaacaacaacaacagcacgGCTGCTCCACAGGCAGCGCAGCTCCACTCGCCTCCTCTCCCCCTGCCcacgctgcaggaggagcagggcGAGGTGGAGATAATGCTGATGCCCGTCGATCTGAATGTCAGCTcgcctccttcctcctcctcctccactgctcctgcctcctcctgctccGTTCCCCCCCAGGTGGTGGTGAAACTTGAGGACGAGGAAGAAGGAAACGGCATCTCCTCAAAGAGAGAAGAACTTTAG
- the rfx5 gene encoding DNA-binding protein RFX5 isoform X1, producing MSEDQRHQRAEASQQAKGGLEAAEGDTEPSMLLQKLKSNISKNVQTKVDQILQDVQRFSDNDKLYLYLQLPSGPSCGDKSVLSCFWTSGGDSSSFNTADQLHTCNWIRSHLEEHSDTCLPKQDVYETYKRYCENLQHRPLSAANFGKIIRDIFPNIKARRLGGRGQSKYCYSGIRRKTVLNMPLLPNLDLKNDPSELTELVQTYKQEVTEAACELICDWAQKILKRSFDTVVEIARYLIQEHIVNPRCSQAELVTSAALAGGPAKTHKVIKKTPGVSKADGDGAAEQKKDLGDLSLSSSSQKLPSGDKSAAAAKPSAADAPPPSSTSSSSLRPAVEAFMKQLPRILPRSCVPEKSLSVHSSLPSQAPKDASGVGGPSGHGGSADLHPAAGSGGVKVIAMATLPQQQGGPVPVMFLPQSCLSFERDKVAPPAPLPLQQQQHTVAAPTSVVQKARGAAAKRPLEGETSGGGPASAVSTSPVKRKRGRPRKPRPEDSLPAPPVNLPPQPPPAPSQPPIITSITGGVIQKASSSSSSSQPVVELVIQEPSGLVLSQLPAVSDPAHRLLEHRGVVVQCQTGGTAELDHHSRPLLVFQSPGNPGWELASSSRTPMVEVIQKAPRPNNNNSTAAPQAAQLHSPPLPLPTLQEEQGEVEIMLMPVDLNVSSPPSSSSSTAPASSCSVPPQVVVKLEDEEEGNGISSKREEL from the exons ATGTCGGAGGACCAGCGCCACCAGCGGGCCGAAGCCTCCCAGCAGGCGAAGGGCGGTCTGGAAGCAGCAGAGGGCGACACGGAGCCCAGcatgctgctgcagaaactaaAGAGCAACATCTC taaaaatgttcagaccaaagtggatcagaTCCTG CAAGACGTTCAGCGTTTCTCTGACAATGACAAGCTGTACCTGTACCTCCAGCTGCCCTCGGGGCCCAGCTGTGGAGACAAAAG cgttttgtcttgtttctggaCCAGTGGCGGTGACTCCAGTTCGTTCAACACGGCCGACCAGCTTCACACCTGTAACTGGATCCGGAGTCACCTGGAGGAGCATTCAGACACCTGTCTGCCCAAACAGGACGTCTACGAGACGtacaa gaGATACTGTGAGAACCTGCAGCATCGTCCTCTGAGCGCCGCCAACTTTGGGAAGATCATCAGAGACATTTTCCCAAACATCAAGGCGAGACGACTCGGGGGCAGAGGACAGTCCAA GTACTGCTACAGCGGCATCAGGAGGAAGACCGTTCTTAACATGCCTCTTCTGCCCAACCTGGACCTAAAGAACGACCCG TCGGAGCTGACCGAGCTGGTCCAGAcctacaaacaggaagtgacggaGGCGGCGTGTGAGCTGATCTGTGATTGGGCGCAGAAGATCTTGAAGCGCTCCTTCGACACGGTGGTGGAGATCGCTCGCTACCTGATCCAGGAGCACATCGTCAACCCTCGCTGCAGCCAGGCCGAGCTGGTGACGTCTGCTGCCCTCGCAG gaggTCCGGCTAAAACCCATAAGGTCATCAAGAAAACTCCTGGGGTCTCTAAGGCTGATGGAGACGGAGCTGCGGAGCAGAAG AAGGATCTGGGAGACTTGTCCTTGTCCTCGTCCTCACAGAAGCTTCCGTCTGGAGACAAGTCGGCAGCAGCAGCCAAACCTTCCGCAGCAGACGCTCCGCCTCCTTCCTCTACCTCTTCCTCGTCTCTGCGTCCAGCG GTGGAGGCGTTCATGAAGCAGTTACCCAGAATCCTCCCTCGCAGCTGCGTCCCTGAGAAGAGCCTCTCTGTCCACTCGTCTCTGCCCTCGCAGGCTCCCAAAGATGCCTCCGGTGTTGGAGGGCCCTCTGGACACGGAGGCTCCGCTGACCTTCACCCCGCTGCCGGCAGCGGTGGGGTGAAGGTCATTGCCATGGCAACGCTGCCCCAGCAGCAGGGCGGGCCTGTCCCCGTGATGTTCCTTCCTCAGAGCTGTCTGTCCTTTGAGAGGGACAAAGTTGCTCCgcctgctcctcttcctcttcagcagcagcagcacacggTGGCGGCTCCCACCTCTGTGGTCCAAAAAGCTCGAGGGGCCGCCGCCAAGCGCCCCCTGGAGGGGGAGACGTCAGGTGGCGGTCCTGCCTCTGCTGTCAGCACGTCTCCGGTGAAACGGAAACGAGGACGACCAAGAAAACCTCGTCCAGAGGACTcacttcctgctcctcctgtcaatcttcctcctcagcctcctcctgctccctctCAGCCTCCAATCATCACCTCCATCACCGGCGGCGTCATCCAGAAGGcgtcttcctcctcgtcctcctcgcaGCCTGTGGTGGAGCTGGTGATCCAGGAGCCGTCGGGGCTGGTCCTGAGCCAGCTGCCGGCGGTGTCAGACCCGGCTCATCGGCTGCTGGAGCACCGCGGGGTGGTGGTGCAGTGTCAGACGGGCGGGACGGCTGAGCTGGACCACCACAGCAGGCCGCTCCTGGTGTTCCAGAGTCCCGGGAACCCCGGCTGGGAGCTGGCCTCGTCAAGTCGGACCCCCATGGTGGAGGTGATCCAGAAAGCTCCGCGGccgaacaacaacaacagcacgGCTGCTCCACAGGCAGCGCAGCTCCACTCGCCTCCTCTCCCCCTGCCcacgctgcaggaggagcagggcGAGGTGGAGATAATGCTGATGCCCGTCGATCTGAATGTCAGCTcgcctccttcctcctcctcctccactgctcctgcctcctcctgctccGTTCCCCCCCAGGTGGTGGTGAAACTTGAGGACGAGGAAGAAGGAAACGGCATCTCCTCAAAGAGAGAAGAACTTTAG